TGCCGCCACCGCCAGGCGAGGAGCCGCCGCAGCCGGAGCGGGTGCGCCGGCCGCGGCCCCAGGACCAGCGGCCGCAGGCCGGAGACCGCCAGGAGCAGGCACCGGCATCGGTCCCCGAGGCCTTGCCGTTGCAGGAGCCGCGGCCGGCACCGGCCCTGCGCCGCCAGGAGGCGGGCCCGCAGCAGGAGGAGATGGCCGAGCGGCTGCGGCGGCAGCGGGAAGAGCTGCGCCGCCGGCAGGAGGAGGCGGAGCGGCGCCAGCTCCAGGACCTGGAGCGCCGGCAGCAGGAGATGGAGGACCGGCAGCAGGAGCAGCTGCGGCGGCTGCAGGAGATGGAGCGGCGGCAGCAGGAGCAGGCGGACCGGTTCCGCCAGGAGCAGCTGGAGCGGCAACAGCGCCAGGAAGACGCCATGCGCCAGGAGGAGCTGAAGAGGCGCCAGCTGGATGAACAGCAGCGGCAGCTCCTGGAGCGGCTGCGCCAACGGCACCAGCGCCAGCCGGAGCGGCAGCCGGAAGAGGGACAGGAAGAGCCGTGGCCGCCATCATCACCCTGACCACGGACTTCGGCCTGGCGGACGGGTTCGCAGGGATCATGAAAGGGGTGATCCTGGGCCTCGCCCCCGGAACGACTGTGGTCGATCTCAGCCACCTGGTGCCGCCCCAGGACATCCGGCAGGCCGGCCTCGTCCTGGCCGCCGCCTTCCGCTACTTCCCGGCCGGCACCGTGCACGTGGCGGTGGTGGATCCGGGGGTGGGCAGCGACCGCCGGGTGGTGGCGGTGGCGGCGGCCGGCCAGACCTTCCTCGCCCCGGACAACGGCCTTCTCTCCCCGGTCCTCCGGCAGGCGCCGGCCGACCAGGCGGTGGCCCTGGACCGGCCGGAGCTGTACCTGTCGTCCCTGTCCCGGACCTTCCACGGCCGGGACCTCCTGGCGCCGGTGGCGGCGCGCCTGGCCAGCGGCTGGCCACTCGCCGCGGTGGGCAGCCCCGTGTCCCCCGACTCCCTGGTGCAGCTGGCCTGGCCCGAGCCGCGGCTGGACCTCCTGGCCGGCGAGGCCGCCGGCGAGATCATCGCCATCGACCATTTCGGCAACTGCGCCACCAACCTCACCCCGGCCCATGGCCAGGCTTTGCTGGCCGGCCATGAGGGAGCGACCCTGGAGGCGGTCTGCCGCGGCCGGTCCCTGGGCAGCCCCCAGACCTGCTATGCGGCGGTGACCGAAGGCGCGCCCCTCGTGCTGGTCAACAGCCGGAATCTTCTGGAGATTGCGGTGCGCAACGGCCATGCCGCAGGCGCCCTGGGGCTTGCCATCGGCACGCCCGTCGAGCTGCGGCGCCGGCCGCTGCCTCAGCCAGGCCGCTGATGGTGCACCGCCAGGGGGGTCACCTCCCCTTCCACGGGCAGGGTCAAGGTGGTGATGGAGCCGGGCCCCGGGTACCCGCCAGGGATGCCCCAGGGGGCCAGGCCGGTCTTGCCGGCGGCACTGGGCGGCTGGCCGTGGGCCCACAGGATGAGGAAGGCGATGGGGTCGCCGTGGCTGACCGCGGCCACCCATTGCCCGGAATGGCGGCGGCGCACCTGGCCGAGGAAGCGGATGAGGCGGCCGAGCACGTCGGCGGGCGTCTCGAAGGGCGGCCGGCTGTCCTGGTAGACATTGTCCGGCAGGGCATCCACCTCGGCGCCGGGCCGACCCTGATGCGGGCTGGCGACGTCGGTGAGGAGGTGGCAGAGGGCAAGGCTCAGACCCGGCTGCCGCTCCCGGATGGCAGCCGCGGTCTGGCGGGCCCGGAGCAGCGGGCTCGAGTAGAGGGCCGCCAGGGGCGTGGCCGCCAGGGCCAAGGCCGCGGCCAGCGCCTGGCTGCGACCAGCCGCTGCCAGGGGAAAGCGGGGCAGGCGGCCGTAGAGAACGTTCTTCGGGTTGTGCACCGCGCCATGGCGCACCAGGACCAGGTGGGTAGCCGACTCCGGCAGGCGGGTCCGCCGCATCAGAACCGCGATGTCGGCGCCAGCGGCGATGCTCATGGCAGGCAATCCGGAAGGAGGCGGCCCTCCGGCGGAGTCGGGGCCAGGCGCCGGAAGCCCCCGTGGGGCGGAATGAGGGGGTGGCTTCCCATGCCGGCTGCCTCTCTGGGGACAGGGGTCAGGGCGATGCTTGTTGTGTGGTACCACGGGGTCGGGGTATGCTGCAAGGTCATCCCCGGTTCCCGGTCGGAACACCCCCCTCTGGCGCAGGTCGATCCATGACGCTCCTCCAGATCCTCCTCGGCAGCTCCATTGGCAGAAAAGCCGTGGTGGCCGCCAGCGGTGCGGTCCTGGCCTTGTTTCTGGCCCTGCACCTGGCCGGCAGCCTGGTGACCTTCCTGGGGGCCGCGACCTTCAACGCCTACCACGCCGGGCTCCACAGCCTGGGGCCCCTTCTGGCGCTCCTGGAGCTGGCCTTGGCCGGCGCCCTTGTGGCGCATGCCGTCTTCGCCGCCTGGCTGTGGGTGGACAGCCTGGCTGCCCGACCCTGCCGCTACGCCGTGCCGGCAGCCTTGCGCGGGCGCCTGTCCTCCGGCACCATGCCCTTTACCGGTCTTCTCATCCTGGTCTTCCTGGTCGTCCATCTGGCCGACTTCCGTTTCGCCGCCAGCCCCTCGCCCCTGGCCGCCCAGGTGGTGGCCGCCCTGCAGGTGCCGCCCCGGGCCGCCTTCTATCTCCTGGCCGTGGCGGCCCTGACCGTCCATGTCAGCCACGGCTTCTGGAGCCTGTTCCAGACCCTGGGCCTCAGTCATCCGGGCTACAGCGCCCTCATCCGCCAGGCCAGCCTGGCCGGGGCCCTCGGCACCGGCGGTCTGTTCATGCTCATTCCGATCCTGATCCTGGCCAGCCGCTCCTTTCTGCGCTGACCGGCCGCGATCGGACCGCCGGTGCCGATACCAACCGTTCATCCACCGTCACCGCCGAGGATATGCCATGCCCCTCGACAGCCGCATCCCGGCCGGCCCGCTGGCGGAGAAATGGGACCGCTGCCGCTTCGAGGCCCGCCTCGTCAACCCGGCCAACCGCCGCGGCTTCCGGATCATCGTGGTCGGCACCGGCCTGGCCGGCGCCTCGGCCGCCGCCTCGCTGGGGGAGCTGGGCTACCGGGTGGACGCCTTCTGCCTCCAGGACAGCCCCCGCCGGGCGCACAGCATCGCGGCCCAGGGCGGCATCAACGCCGCCAAGAACTACCGCAACGACGGGGACAGCATCCGCCGCCTGTTCGACGACACCATCAAAGGGGGCGATTTCCGGGCCCGGGAGGCCAATGTCTTCCGGCTGGCCCAGATCGCCAACCGCATCATCGACCACTGCACCGCCCAGGGGGTTCCCTTTGCCCGGGAGTATGGCGGCCTTCTCGCCACCCGCTCCTTTGGCGGCACCCAGGTGGCCCGCACCTTCTACGCCCGGGGCCAGACCGGCCAGCAGCTTCTGCTCGGTGCCTACGGCGCGCTCATGCGGCAGGTCAAGGCCGGCACCGTCCACCTCCATCCCCGGACCGAGATGCTGGATCTGGTGGTGGCGGCCGGCCGGGCGCAAGGGATCGTGACTCGCCACCTCATCACCGGCGCGGTGCGCCGGCACGCGGCCCACGCCGTGATCCTGGCCACCGGCGGCTACGGCAATGTCTACTTCCTGTCCACCAACGCCGCCTCGGCCAACGCCACCGCCATCTGGCGGGCCTACAAAAGGGGGGCGGCCTTCGCCAACCCCTGCTTTGTCCAGATCCATCCCACCTGCATCCCGGTGCACGGCGACCATCAGTCCAAGCTGACCCTGATGAGCGAGAGCCTCAGAAACGATGGCCGGGTCTGGGTGCCGGCCCAAGCCGGCGACCGGCGGCCGCCGGCCGCCATCCCCGAGGGGGAGCGGGACTACTTTCTCGAGCGGCGCTACCCGTCCTTTGGCAACCTGGTGCCCCGGGACGTGGCCTCCCGGAGTGTCAAGGAGCAATGCGATCAGGGCAAAGGGGTGGGAGAGACCGGCCAGGCCGTCTTTCTGGACTTTGCCGAGTCCAAGGCCCGGGAGGGGACAGCCGCCATCATGGGCAAGTACGGCAACCTCTTCCACATGTACGAGAAGATCACCGGTGTCGATCCCCTGGCCGAGCCCATGACCATCTTCCCGGCGGTGCACTACACCATGGGCGGCCTGTGGGTGGATTACCACCTCATGAGCACCGTGTCCGGCCTCTTTGTCCTCGGCGAGGCGAACTTCTCGGACCACGGCGCCAACCGCCTGGGGGCCTCCGCCCTCATGCAGGGCCTGGCGGACGGCTCCTTCATCATCCCGGTAGCCATGGGCGACTACCTTTCCCGCCTCGGCCCCCAGCCCCTGGCCGACTCGCTGCCTGCCTTTGCCGAGGCCGAGGCCGCGGTCCGGGACCGGCTGGCCCGGCTTTTGGCCATCGGCGGCCGCCGCACGCCTGCCGACTTCCACCGCCAGCTTGGGCTTCTGCTCTGGAACCGCTGCGGCATGAGCCGCAACGAGGCGGGCCTGACCGAGGCGTTGAGCCAGATCCCGGCCATCCGGGAGGCCTTCTGGCAGGATCTCACCGTGCCCGGCTCGGGCCAGGATCTCAACCAGACCCTGGAGCGGGCCGGCCGGGTGGCCGACTATCTGGAGCTGGCCGAGCTTCTGGTCACCGATGCCCTGGCGCGGCGGGAGTCCTGCGGCTGCCATTTCCGGGAAGAGAGCCAGACCGCCGGCAACGAGGCCCGGCGGGACGACGCCGGCTTCGCCCATGTGGCGGCCTGGCAGCACCGCGGCGCCGGCCGGCCGCCGGCCTTGTTCCGGGAGCCCCTGGAATTTACCGCGGTCACGCCATCCCGGAGGAGCTACGCGTGAAGACCGTCAGCCTCAAGCTCCGGATCTGGCGCCAGGCCGGGCCCAGCTCTCCCGGCGCCTTCCAGGATTTCGACACCGGCCCCCTGGCCGCCGCCATGTCCTTCCTGGAGATGCTCGACGGGGTGAACGAGCGGCTGATCCTGGCCGGCCAGGAGCCCATCGCCTTCGACCACGACTGCCGGGAGGGGATCTGCGGCACCTGCGGGGCGGTGGTGGACGGCCAGGCCCACGGCCGGCAGGCGGGCACCACCTTGTGCCAGCTCTCCCTGCGCCATTTTGCCGCAGGCAGCACCGTGGTGGTCGAGCCCTTCCGGGCCCGGGCCTTCCCCCTGATCAAGGACCTGGTGGTGGACCGCAGCGCCTTCGACGCCATCATCGCCGAGGGCGGCTATGTGTCGGTATCAAGCTCAGCCGCTCCGGAGGCCAACACCCTGCCTGTCCCGCCGGACCGGGCCGAGGAGGCCCTGGACGCGGCGCAGTGCATCGGCTGCGGCGCCTGCGTGGCTGCCTGCCCCAATGCCTCGGCCATGCTGTTCGTGGGTGCCAAGGTCTCCCACCTGGCCCTCCTGCCCCAGGGCGACCCGGAGCGCCGGCGGCGGGTGGTCGCCATGGTGCGGCAGATGGACGCCCAGGGCTTCGGCCCGTGCGGCAACGAAGGCCTGTGCGAGCGCGCCTGCCCCAAGGGCATCTCCATCCGCCACATCGCCCGGATGAACCGGGAGCTGTGGCGGGCCGCCTTCCTGGCCAGGGATTGAAGGGCTCCGGCCTTTCAGTGCCGGGCCGGGCCGTTGTGCTCCTCCGGCCGGAGATCCTGGAAGGAGTGGGGGTGGGTGAGGTTGAAATCCCGGGCGTGCTCGGCATCGGCCCGTTCCTGGGAGAGCCGGAGGTTCTCCTCCACATCGCCCCGGACGCCCGTGTGCCCCTTGACGACGACGCGCCACCGGGAGCGCCTTGCCGAGCTGCGGAACTGGGCGGCCAAGCGAGCGCGGCCAGCCTCCGCCGACCCGGCTCGTCAGCCCTGAAGGCGGGGGTCATGGTGTGCCAGCTGCCGGCAGGTGGGCTGCCCCGGCGGCGGAGCTGCCCCCCACCATGACGGCCAGGATGCCGCCGGTCTCCTGCAGAACCTCCGCATGGCGGGTGAGATCGGCGGCGGTGCCGGTCGCGGACTCCGCCTGGGTGGCATGCTCCTGGGTCATCCGGTCCAGCTGCAGCATGGCCTGGCTGATCTGGCCGATACCCTGATCCTGCTGCTCCGAGGCCTGACCCACCTCGGCCAGCAGGGCCTCCATCCGGGTCACCGCCCCGGCGATCTCCGCCAGCACGGCTGCCACCCGCTCGGCGGTCCTGGCGCCCTCAATGGTGCGGACGCGGGTGCTCGCCACTCGCTGGGCGGTGTCCTCGGCTGCCCGTTTGCTCTTGGTAGCCAGGCTCCGCACCTCGTCCGCCACCACGGCAAAGCCGGTTCCCGCCTCGCCAGCCCGGGCCGCCTCCACGGCCGCATTCAGCCCCAGCAGGTGGGTCTGGAAGGCTATTTCGTCCACCGTGCGCATGATGCCGGCGATGTCCTCCCCGGCCTGCCGGATCGCCTGCATGGCCCCTTGCATCTCCTGCATGGCCTCGCAGCCGCGACTGGCGGTGGCACGCACCTCGCGGGCCATCGCCGCCGCCCGGCCGGCATTCTCGGTGTTGGTCCGGGTCATGGCCGCCAGTTCCTCCAGGGAGGCACCGGTCTCCTCCACCGCCGCCGCCTGCTCGGCCGCTGCGGAGGCCAGGGCCTGGCTGGCCTCCGCCACCGCACCGGCGGTGCCGTCGAGCCCCTGGGAGACATGCAACAGGGAGTCCACCATTCCCTGAAGGCGGATGACAATCCCGCGCCGCACGTAGAAGAAAGCGCCCAGGCCCATGGCAAAAATGGCCACCAGAGCGATCGCCAGCGCGGTGTTGCGGCCACGGGCGATGGCGGCCATGCGCATGGCCAGAAGGGAATCCAGCTCCTGCGCCGCCTTCGCCCACAGGGCGAAAGAGGCCTGCCGTGCCGCCTCGCCAGCTGCCAGTGCCGCCGGGGACGGCGGGCCGGCAGCTGCCTCCAGGGCCATCGCCTCCAGATGGCCGGCAAAGCCGTTGTTGGCCTCTTCATAGGCCTTGAGGGCCGGCCCCACGGCCGGCGCCAGAGAGGGTGAGGGACCGTGGAATCCTGGGTCCTCGTTCAGGGCGGTGGCGATGCCGGCGCTGATCCGGCCGCCGTCCGCCTCCCGCAGGAAGGCGGCGTGCACCGCCAGCTGCACCCGCTCGGCGGCGCTGGGGGCGCGGCCGGCCATGGCTGCCAGGCTGGCGCTGATGGCCGCCAGCCGCTCCTGGGTCTGGGGCAAGGCCAAGAGGGTGACGTCCATGAGGTAATAGCTGTCCAGATCCGGGTCAAGGATCAGGTTCGAGGTGTCGCCGGCATGGGCAATCATGCCTCGGAGATCGGAGATGAGGTGGCCGTGACGCTCCCGGCCGGCAGCGGCCGGCAGGCTGCCGGCTTCCGCGGCCAGCTGGTGCCATTCCCTGGCCAGGATCTCCACCCGCAGGTGCTCCCGGCCCCGGGCGGCCAGCCCCTCGGCCGTGAACTGCAACGCGCCGCCCACCTCGGCGTCCGCCGCGGCCAGATCGGCCAGCGCCTGGTCGACGGCAGCGGCGATGGCCTGCCGGTCCCCGCCGCCGGCCAGGACCCCGGGCGCGGCCAGGGCCAGCTCATGGTCCGCCACCAGCCGCAGCAGGGTCTCCAGAGGTC
This is a stretch of genomic DNA from Thermodesulfobacteriota bacterium. It encodes these proteins:
- a CDS encoding SAM-dependent chlorinase/fluorinase, with the translated sequence MAAIITLTTDFGLADGFAGIMKGVILGLAPGTTVVDLSHLVPPQDIRQAGLVLAAAFRYFPAGTVHVAVVDPGVGSDRRVVAVAAAGQTFLAPDNGLLSPVLRQAPADQAVALDRPELYLSSLSRTFHGRDLLAPVAARLASGWPLAAVGSPVSPDSLVQLAWPEPRLDLLAGEAAGEIIAIDHFGNCATNLTPAHGQALLAGHEGATLEAVCRGRSLGSPQTCYAAVTEGAPLVLVNSRNLLEIAVRNGHAAGALGLAIGTPVELRRRPLPQPGR
- a CDS encoding histidine phosphatase family protein, coding for MSIAAGADIAVLMRRTRLPESATHLVLVRHGAVHNPKNVLYGRLPRFPLAAAGRSQALAAALALAATPLAALYSSPLLRARQTAAAIRERQPGLSLALCHLLTDVASPHQGRPGAEVDALPDNVYQDSRPPFETPADVLGRLIRFLGQVRRRHSGQWVAAVSHGDPIAFLILWAHGQPPSAAGKTGLAPWGIPGGYPGPGSITTLTLPVEGEVTPLAVHHQRPG
- a CDS encoding succinate dehydrogenase; this translates as MTLLQILLGSSIGRKAVVAASGAVLALFLALHLAGSLVTFLGAATFNAYHAGLHSLGPLLALLELALAGALVAHAVFAAWLWVDSLAARPCRYAVPAALRGRLSSGTMPFTGLLILVFLVVHLADFRFAASPSPLAAQVVAALQVPPRAAFYLLAVAALTVHVSHGFWSLFQTLGLSHPGYSALIRQASLAGALGTGGLFMLIPILILASRSFLR
- a CDS encoding fumarate reductase/succinate dehydrogenase flavoprotein subunit; protein product: MPLDSRIPAGPLAEKWDRCRFEARLVNPANRRGFRIIVVGTGLAGASAAASLGELGYRVDAFCLQDSPRRAHSIAAQGGINAAKNYRNDGDSIRRLFDDTIKGGDFRAREANVFRLAQIANRIIDHCTAQGVPFAREYGGLLATRSFGGTQVARTFYARGQTGQQLLLGAYGALMRQVKAGTVHLHPRTEMLDLVVAAGRAQGIVTRHLITGAVRRHAAHAVILATGGYGNVYFLSTNAASANATAIWRAYKRGAAFANPCFVQIHPTCIPVHGDHQSKLTLMSESLRNDGRVWVPAQAGDRRPPAAIPEGERDYFLERRYPSFGNLVPRDVASRSVKEQCDQGKGVGETGQAVFLDFAESKAREGTAAIMGKYGNLFHMYEKITGVDPLAEPMTIFPAVHYTMGGLWVDYHLMSTVSGLFVLGEANFSDHGANRLGASALMQGLADGSFIIPVAMGDYLSRLGPQPLADSLPAFAEAEAAVRDRLARLLAIGGRRTPADFHRQLGLLLWNRCGMSRNEAGLTEALSQIPAIREAFWQDLTVPGSGQDLNQTLERAGRVADYLELAELLVTDALARRESCGCHFREESQTAGNEARRDDAGFAHVAAWQHRGAGRPPALFREPLEFTAVTPSRRSYA
- a CDS encoding succinate dehydrogenase/fumarate reductase iron-sulfur subunit, translated to MKTVSLKLRIWRQAGPSSPGAFQDFDTGPLAAAMSFLEMLDGVNERLILAGQEPIAFDHDCREGICGTCGAVVDGQAHGRQAGTTLCQLSLRHFAAGSTVVVEPFRARAFPLIKDLVVDRSAFDAIIAEGGYVSVSSSAAPEANTLPVPPDRAEEALDAAQCIGCGACVAACPNASAMLFVGAKVSHLALLPQGDPERRRRVVAMVRQMDAQGFGPCGNEGLCERACPKGISIRHIARMNRELWRAAFLARD
- a CDS encoding methyl-accepting chemotaxis protein produces the protein MRLKILHLGLLGRILIAAIGTSLPVVVALFYFVLTGNNKDIEFAAQEMRGNRILRPLETLLRLVADHELALAAPGVLAGGGDRQAIAAAVDQALADLAAADAEVGGALQFTAEGLAARGREHLRVEILAREWHQLAAEAGSLPAAAGRERHGHLISDLRGMIAHAGDTSNLILDPDLDSYYLMDVTLLALPQTQERLAAISASLAAMAGRAPSAAERVQLAVHAAFLREADGGRISAGIATALNEDPGFHGPSPSLAPAVGPALKAYEEANNGFAGHLEAMALEAAAGPPSPAALAAGEAARQASFALWAKAAQELDSLLAMRMAAIARGRNTALAIALVAIFAMGLGAFFYVRRGIVIRLQGMVDSLLHVSQGLDGTAGAVAEASQALASAAAEQAAAVEETGASLEELAAMTRTNTENAGRAAAMAREVRATASRGCEAMQEMQGAMQAIRQAGEDIAGIMRTVDEIAFQTHLLGLNAAVEAARAGEAGTGFAVVADEVRSLATKSKRAAEDTAQRVASTRVRTIEGARTAERVAAVLAEIAGAVTRMEALLAEVGQASEQQDQGIGQISQAMLQLDRMTQEHATQAESATGTAADLTRHAEVLQETGGILAVMVGGSSAAGAAHLPAAGTP